A single Hippopotamus amphibius kiboko isolate mHipAmp2 chromosome 5, mHipAmp2.hap2, whole genome shotgun sequence DNA region contains:
- the CCNJ gene encoding cyclin-J isoform X1, whose translation MELEGQWWRGQLAADIHQALRYKELKLPSYKGQSPQLSLRRYFADLIAIVSNRFTLCPSARHLAVYLLDLFMDRYDISIQQLHLVALSCLLLASKFEEKEDSVPKLEQLNSLGCMTNMNLVLTKQNLLHMELLLLETFQWNLCLPTAAHFIEYYLSEAVHETDLHDGWPMICLEKTKLYMAKYADYFLEVSLQDYAFLNYAPSLVAAACVASSRIILRLSPTWPTRLHRLTAYSWDFLVQCIERLLIAHDNDVKEANKQRGQAGPQPAQLSVFQTASQPSRAVHFQQPQYLHQTHQTSLQYRHPISEQPSCQQIVSTTHTSSYTLPTCPAGFQTSVQGLGHVQTGVGMSLAIPVEVKPCLNVSYNRSYQINEHYPCITPCFER comes from the exons ATGGAGCTGGAGGGGCAGTGGTGGCGGGGACAGCTGGCGGCCGATATCCATCAGGCTCTTCGGTACAAG GAGCTGAAGTTGCCTTCCTACAAAGGCCAGTCCCCTCAACTAAGTCTTAGAAGGTATTTTGCTGACTTGATTGCCATTGTGAGCAATCGTTTCACACTCTGCCCTTCTGCCCGACATCTTGCTGTCTATTTGCTGGACCTGTTTATGGATCGGTATGACATCTCTATCCAGCAGCTGCATTTAGTTGCACTTTCCTGTCTGCTTCTAGCAA gtaaatttgaagaaaaagaagatagtGTGCCTAAGCTGGAGCAGCTCAACAGCCTGGGTTGTATGACTAATATGAATCTagtattaacaaaacaaaatttgctACATATGGAACTATTATTATTAGAAACCTTTCAGTGGAACCTCTGCCTTCCAACAGCTGCCCATTTCATTGAGTATTATCTCTCCGAAGCAGTCCATGAAACAGATCTTCATGATGGCTGGCCTATGATTTGCTTGGAAAAAACTAAACTCTACATGGCCAAGTATGCTGATTACTTCCTGGAAGTATCTTTGCAAG ATTATGCCTTTCTAAATTATGCACCTTCtttagtagctgcagcatgtgtgGCTTCTTCAAGGATTATACTTCGTCTTTCTCCAACGTGGCCTACAAGACTGCATCGTCTTACTGCTTACTCCTGGGATTTCTTAGTGCAGTGCATTGAACGGCTATTGAT TGCTCATGATAATGATGtgaaagaagcaaacaaacagagaggaCAGGCAGGACCTCAGCCAGCACAGCTAAGTGTGTTTCAGACAGCCTCCCAGCCGTCTCGGGCAGTTCACTTTCAGCAACCACAGTATCTCCATCAGACGCATCAGACCTCACTGCAGTATCGCCATCCTATATCAGAACAACCAAGCTGTCAGCAGATTGTATCTACCACACACACCTCATCTTACACACTACCGACATGTCCTGCTGGCTTCCAAACTAGTGTTCAGGGCCTTGGGCACGTGCAGACTGGTGTTGGGATGTCACTGGCAATACCAGTAGAAGTTAAGCCCTGTTTGAATGTTTCTTATAATCGGAGTTATCAGATAAATGAACATTACCCTTGCATTACTCCATGCTTTGAAAGGTGA
- the CCNJ gene encoding cyclin-J isoform X2, with product MELEGQWWRGQLAADIHQALRYKELKLPSYKGQSPQLSLRRYFADLIAIVSNRFTLCPSARHLAVYLLDLFMDRYDISIQQLHLVALSCLLLASKFEEKEDSVPKLEQLNSLGCMTNMNLVLTKQNLLHMELLLLETFQWNLCLPTAAHFIEYYLSEAVHETDLHDGWPMICLEKTKLYMAKYADYFLEVSLQVAAACVASSRIILRLSPTWPTRLHRLTAYSWDFLVQCIERLLIAHDNDVKEANKQRGQAGPQPAQLSVFQTASQPSRAVHFQQPQYLHQTHQTSLQYRHPISEQPSCQQIVSTTHTSSYTLPTCPAGFQTSVQGLGHVQTGVGMSLAIPVEVKPCLNVSYNRSYQINEHYPCITPCFER from the exons ATGGAGCTGGAGGGGCAGTGGTGGCGGGGACAGCTGGCGGCCGATATCCATCAGGCTCTTCGGTACAAG GAGCTGAAGTTGCCTTCCTACAAAGGCCAGTCCCCTCAACTAAGTCTTAGAAGGTATTTTGCTGACTTGATTGCCATTGTGAGCAATCGTTTCACACTCTGCCCTTCTGCCCGACATCTTGCTGTCTATTTGCTGGACCTGTTTATGGATCGGTATGACATCTCTATCCAGCAGCTGCATTTAGTTGCACTTTCCTGTCTGCTTCTAGCAA gtaaatttgaagaaaaagaagatagtGTGCCTAAGCTGGAGCAGCTCAACAGCCTGGGTTGTATGACTAATATGAATCTagtattaacaaaacaaaatttgctACATATGGAACTATTATTATTAGAAACCTTTCAGTGGAACCTCTGCCTTCCAACAGCTGCCCATTTCATTGAGTATTATCTCTCCGAAGCAGTCCATGAAACAGATCTTCATGATGGCTGGCCTATGATTTGCTTGGAAAAAACTAAACTCTACATGGCCAAGTATGCTGATTACTTCCTGGAAGTATCTTTGCAAG tagctgcagcatgtgtgGCTTCTTCAAGGATTATACTTCGTCTTTCTCCAACGTGGCCTACAAGACTGCATCGTCTTACTGCTTACTCCTGGGATTTCTTAGTGCAGTGCATTGAACGGCTATTGAT TGCTCATGATAATGATGtgaaagaagcaaacaaacagagaggaCAGGCAGGACCTCAGCCAGCACAGCTAAGTGTGTTTCAGACAGCCTCCCAGCCGTCTCGGGCAGTTCACTTTCAGCAACCACAGTATCTCCATCAGACGCATCAGACCTCACTGCAGTATCGCCATCCTATATCAGAACAACCAAGCTGTCAGCAGATTGTATCTACCACACACACCTCATCTTACACACTACCGACATGTCCTGCTGGCTTCCAAACTAGTGTTCAGGGCCTTGGGCACGTGCAGACTGGTGTTGGGATGTCACTGGCAATACCAGTAGAAGTTAAGCCCTGTTTGAATGTTTCTTATAATCGGAGTTATCAGATAAATGAACATTACCCTTGCATTACTCCATGCTTTGAAAGGTGA